The Acinonyx jubatus isolate Ajub_Pintada_27869175 chromosome D2, VMU_Ajub_asm_v1.0, whole genome shotgun sequence genome contains a region encoding:
- the LOC106972120 gene encoding NADH dehydrogenase [ubiquinone] 1 alpha subcomplex subunit 12-like, whose translation MEFLQVLKRGLQQLSGHGGLHGYLRVFFGANDVRVGTLVVEDKYGNKYYEDNKQFFGRHQWVIYTTEMNDKNTFWDVDGSMVPPEWHRWLHSMTDDPPTTKPPTARKFIWTNHKFNVSGTPEQYVPYSTTRKKIQEWVPPSTPYK comes from the coding sequence ATGGAGTTCCTGCAGGTCCTGAAACGCGGGCTGCAGCAGCTCAGCGGCCATGGTGGCCTCCACGGCTATCTACGAGTTTTCTTCGGGGCAAATGATGTGAGGGTTGGTACATTAGTGGTGGAAgacaaatatggaaacaaatactATGAGGACAACAAGCAATTTTTTGGTCGTCACCAATGGGTTATATATACAACTGAAATGAATGATAAGAACACGTTTTGGGATGTGGATGGAAGCATGGTCCCCCCTGAATGGCATCGTTGGCTTCACTCTATGACTGATGATCCTCCAACAACAAAACCACCTACTGCTCGTAAATTCATTTGGACAAACCATAAGTTCAATGTGAGTGGCACTCCAGAACAATATGTACCTTATTCTACCACTAGAAAGAAGATTCAAGAGTGGGTCCCACCTTCAACACCTTACAAGTAA